DNA from Prevotella sp. oral taxon 299 str. F0039:
TGCCGTGCCAAACGACACAACCATTGGCTATCTTCCACAGGTTATGCATCTTACCGACGACACAACTCTTCGAGAAGAAACACGCAAAGCCTTTGCAGATGTGTTGAAACAGAAAGAGCGAGTTGCCAAAATGGAGCGTGAGTTGGCAGAAAGAACCGACTACGATAGTGAGAGTTATATGGAGTTAGTAGAGAAATTCTCTCACGAACACGATCGTTTTATGTTACTCGGAGCCGACAATTACGAAGCTGAATTAGAACGAACCCTTCTTGGATTGGGCTTTAATAAAACCGATTTCGAGCGTCCCACCTCTGAATTTAGTGGCGGTTGGCGTATGAGAATCGAGCTTGCAAAGATCTTATTGCAACGCCCCGACGTCTTATTACTCGACGAACCCACCAACCACCTCGATATAGAAAGTATCCAATGGCTCGAGCAATTCCTCGTGCAATCAGCCAAAGCACTCGTTTTAGTGAGTCACGATAGAGCGTTTATCAATAACGTAACCAATCGAACTCTTGAAATTTCGTGCGGAAGAACGGTAGACTATAAGGTGAAATACGACGAATATCTCGTTCTAAGAGCAGAGCGCAGAGCGCAGCAGTTGCGAGCTTATGAGAACCAACAGAAAGAGATTGCCGACATAAAAGACTTCATCGAGAAGTTCCGCTACAAAGCAACAAAGGCAGTACAGGTGCAGAGTCGCATCAAACAACTCGAAAAAATCGTACCTATTGAGATAGACGAGGTAGACACATCTGCCCTTCGTTTAAAGTTCCCCCCATGCCTTCGCAGTGGCGATTACCCCGTTATTTGCGACGAAGTGCAAAAGAATTATGGCGCACACACCGTCTTTAGTAACGTCAATCTCACCATTAAACGAGGTGAAAAAGTAGCTTTCGTGGGTAAGAATGGAGAGGGAAAATCTACGTTGGTGAAGTGTATTATGAACGAAATACCATTCGATGGTGAACTGAAAGTGGGTCATAACGTTCAGATAGGTTATTTTGCTCAGAACCAAGCACAGCTGTTAGACGAGTCGTTGTCGGTATTCGAAACCATCGACAATGTAGCTAAAGGCGACATTCGTTTGCGTATTAACGACATTCTTGGTGCCTTTATGTTTGGCGGAGAGGCGTCAGATAAGAAAGTAAAGGTGCTAAGTGGGGGCGAAAGAACACGTTTGGCAATGATAAAACTCTTGCTCGAACCTGTCAATTTGTTGATACTCGACGAGCCAACTAACCACCTCGACCTCGTTTCTAAAGAAGTCCTTAAAGAGGCAATAAAGGCGTTCGATGGCACTGCCATCATCGTTTCGCACGATAGAGAGTTCCTCGATGGATTAGTAGAGAAGGTTTATGAGTTTGGAGAAGGAAAGGTGAGAGAGCATTTAGGTGGTATTTACGACTTCTTACAATCGAAGAAAATTGATTCACTTGCAACGCTAGAACTCAGTAAAAACGTGTCTGTACCCGAGCCAGAGCCTGTAGAAAAGACCGAGAATAAGCTAAATTACGCAGAAAGAAAGGAACTACAAAAGCAGTTAAGCCGAATCGAAAAGGCGATAAAAGAAACCGAAAAAGATATAGAACAATACGAAACACGGGTGAAAGAGCTTGAAGAAATCCTCTTAAAACCCGAACATGCGTCGGACATGGGCTTGATAAACGAATATACAAACATCACTGCCCAACTCGAAAAAGCCAACGAAAAATGGCTCGAATTGTCTGAAGAAAAAGAGCAAATCAATATCGATTAGGCAGAAAGAGCGGGTATCTCATTCGCAGAAATATGCTTACTCCTTATTCAATATTCCGAAAAATAAAAACAAAACAATACGACATTGCCCCGCAAAGGCAGGTTCATTAAATTAGAAAAGTATGAAAACAAAAAGATTAATTGCAGCTATGATGATAGCTTCATCATCTGTTGTCGGTATGGCACAAACGCAGTTAGAATCTGGAATCGACCTCACTAACATGGATTTAACTGCAAATCCTGCAACCGATTTTTATCAATATGCAACTGGTGGATGGCAAAAAAAGCATCCATTACCTGCTGCTTATTCTCGTTATGGTAGCTTCGATCAACTTCAAGAAGATAACAATAAGCGCATAAATGATATCTTGAGTGACCTGCTTAAGAACACTTATGCAGAAGGAAGTATTGAAAGAAAGTTGAGCGACTTCTACAAATTGGCGATGGACTCAACACGCAGAGATAAAGAAGGTGTTGCTCCTGTAACTCCATTGTTAAAGAAAATCGACGCATTGAAGAGCGTTCCCGAGTTCATAAAGCTACAAATGCAATATGCAGCGTTTTCATTTGGCGTGCCTTTTGACGCAAGTTTCAATGCCGATGAGCGCAATGCTTCGATGAACATACTTTATCTTTATCAAGGAGGACTTACCCTTGGACAAAAGGAATACTATCTAGATAAAGACAAAGCAACAGTAGATATTCGTGAAGCTTATAAGAAACATATTGTTAAAATGTTCCAACTCTTCGGCTTTAATGCTGCTCAAGCAAAGGCAAAAGGCGAGGCTGTACTTCGTTTTGAAACTGCTCTTGCAAAGTTTTCAAAGAGTAGTACTGAGCTAAGAGATGTGGAAGCGAACTACAACAAGATGACTTTTGCTCAGTTTAAGGCTAAATATCCAAACCTACCTGTTGAGGCTTTGCTCAATGCAGAGGGTATTAAATCGGCTTATTTCCAAACTCTTGTTGTCGGACAACCAGCCTTCTTCGCTGGCTTAAACAAGTTGGTTACAACATGGAACCTAGCAGATCGCAAAGCATATATGCAGTGGAGTGTTATCAATAGCTCAACAGGTTATTTGAGTAGTGCAGTAGAAGCAGAGCATTTCGACTTCTTTGGCAAGACAATGCGTGGAAAAAAAGAAAATTTCCCATTGTGGAAGCGTTCTACTTCACAAGTAGAAGCGGTGATGGGAGAGGCACTTGGACGTATCTATTGCGAGCGTTTCTTCCCCGCTTCGTCTAAAACTCGTATGGAAGAGTTGGTGAAGAACCTACAAATTGCATTGGCTGAACGTATTAAAGAACAAGACTGGATGACCGCAAAGACTAAAGAAGCGGCTCTAGACAAATTGAATTCGTTCTATGTAAAGATTGGTTATCCTAAAAAATGGAAAGACATGTCGGGATTAACCATCAAGCCATCATCGTCATATTACGATAATGTAATGCAATGTGTGCTCTACTGGAACAACAAAACAATTGAAGAAAAGGCAGGCAAACCTGTTGATAAAGACGAGTGGTTGATGACTCCTCAAACTGTAAATGCATATTATAACCCAACCACAAACGAGATCTGTTTCCCTGCAGGTATCCTTCAAAGACCTTTCTTTGACCCCAAAGCAGACGACGCTTTCAACTATGGTGCGATCGGAGTAGTGATTGGTCATGAGATGACTCACGGCTTTGATGATCAAGGAAGACACTATGATAAGAATGGAAACATGAGCGATTGGTGGACAGCAGACGATGCAAAGAACTTCGATGCACGTGCAACCGATTACGCAAACTTCTTCTCTAATATCAAAGTGTTGCCCGACTTGAATGCTAACGGACGTTTCACTCTTGGCGAAAACCTTGCCGATCATGGTGGTCTTGAAGTGGCTTTCGCTGCTTTCGAAAATGTAAATAAGAAAGAAAATCTACCTGTTATCGATGGTTTAACACCCGAACAACGTTTCTTCGTTGCTTATTCTGGTGTGTGGGCAGGTAACATTACAGAGAAAGAAATACGCAGTAGAACAAAGAGCGACCCTCACTCTCTTGGTCAATGGCGTGTTAATGGTGCTCTTCCTCACATCAATGCTTGGTATAAAGCCTTTGGAGTAAAAGACGGAGATGCGCTTTTCTTGCCTGAAAGTAAACGCTTGAAATTGTGGTAAATCACCCCTAATTTTAGCTAAAACAATACAAGAAGTTCTTCACTGGCTATGTGGCTGGCGAAGAACTTCTGCTTTTTTATATCATAATCTCTGCTTAGGAAGGAGGGGAAAAGTGCCTAATGAGAGGTTGAAAGTTCGTCAAGCTATCTCTATTCTTCTGGTAAATAAAACTCATTTACCCACTTCCTTCAATCTTATATTGTTCCATCTACCATCTCGCTTTTATCCTTTTGAAAATCAAGAGCAATCGAAGCTAAAAGAATGCTTATTGTTTTTACCTTGTAAAAGCAATGATATTGCCCGGTAAAAGCATTGCAATTAGTAATCAAAGTCAATGTTATTACAGGTGAAAAGCATAGCTTTTAGAAACGATGTAAAATGTTGTTGTTAAGTAACATTAGCGTCGCAAATCGAAAAATGTCAGTTTTTTTTCGTAAGTTTGCACATTAGAAGGTCACTATTTAGACGTAGAAAAACAAAGAAAAGAAACCTTTTCTTGAGCTCACAAACGTATTGCAGAGTCCAACTCGTTTTCTTTTAGCACAAAACAAATAACAAATTAAGACAAAAACATTGATATGCGACCACTAGAATTGCTTGCCCCTGCAAAGAATTTAGAAACAGGTATTGCCGCCATAGAGCATGGTGCAGATGCCATTTACATAGGTGCAGAGCAGCTAGGAGCACGTTCGGCAGCAGGAAACTCAGTAGAAGACATTGCCCAATTGTGCCAATATGCTAAGCAGTTCGGTGTGAAAGTGTATGTAACCCTTAATGTTATTGTTTACGAACACGAGATAGATTATTGCCAAAAGCTCATCACACAGCTTTATAATGCAGGTGTCGACGCTCTAATTGTACAAGATATGGGCGTGTTAAAAATGGATATTCCGCCCATAGAGCTACATGCTTCCACTCAAACCGATAACAGAACGGCAGACAAAGTGTCGTGGCTTAAATCCTTAGGTTTTGCTCGTGTGGTGCTAGCTCGTGAACTTTCGCTCGACGCCATCAAAGCCATTCACAAACAAGAGCCTGATGTTGAGCTAGAAGTATTTGTGCATGGAGCCCTTTGTGTGAGCTATTCAGGTGTGTGTTATGTATCTCAGCATAGCTTTGGACGCAGTGCAAACAGAGGAGAATGTGCTCAATTCTGTCGTATGAGCTTTGATCTTGTAGACTCAGACGATAGAGAAATAGAACATCAACGACACCTTTTGTCGCTTAAAGACATGTGTCGTATCAACGAATTAGAACAACTTGCCGATGCAGGAGCAACATCGTTCAAGATAGAAGGACGACTAAAAGACGTGTCATACGTTAAGAATGTTGTTTCAGCTTATCGCAAAAAGTTAGATAAAGTGATTGCGGCTCACCCCGAAAAGTATTGCCGTGCATCGCTAGGAGTAGTGAAACACAGCTTCGACCCCAATCTCAATAAAACCTTTAATCGAGGTTTTACCACCTATTTCTTGCATCAACGAGACAACAAAATCGCTTCGTTCGACACCCCCAAAGCCATTGGTGAGCCAGTGGGAAAGGTGAAAGACGTGCGCAATAACTATTTTGTGGTGGCAGGAGTAGCATCGTTTGCCAATGGAGATGGCTTGTGTTTTATGAACAACGACAACAAGTTAGAGGGCTTTAGGGTGAATAGAGTAGAGGGAAATAAGCTCTTTCCATTTAAAATGCCACGTGATTTAAAGTCGGGAGTTTATCTCTTTAGAAACAACGACGAGGCATTTGAAAAGGTATTGTCAAAGCCCACAGCAGTGCGTAAGATTGCTCTTTCAATGCAGTTTGCCACCACTTCAGGTGGGTTTGCACTCACCTTGCAGGCGGAAGGCTATGACACTGCGAGAGTGGAGCGTGACTTTCAGCACGAAGCGGCACGACAAAACCAGTATGACAACATTGTAAAACAATTGTCGAAACTAGGTAATACCATCTTCGAAGCAGGCAAAATCGATATAGAACACGAAGCGCAAAGTCTTTTTGTTCCATCTAGTTTGCTCGCAGATATGCGTCGTGAGGCTCTAGAACAATTCAAACCACACGACAATAGACGATTAAGACAAAAAGCAAAAGTAAGTGGTTGCAGTGTAAATCTGCAATGGCAAAAAGAATATAAGGCATTCCCTTACACCTATAACATTGCCAACAGCTTGGCAACAACCTTCTATAAAGAACAGGGTTTGAAAGATCCTGAAGAGGCATTTGAGGTGAAAGGTGACAAAAATGTGCCCCAATCGTTATTGATGCAGTGCAAACATTGCATTCGATATTCGTTAGGTCACTGTGTGGTTCATGGTGGGGTGGCTCCTAAATGGAAAGAGCCATTGTATTTGAAGCTATCCGATGGACGCAAATTTAGACTGCAATTCGATTGCTCACAATGTCAAATGAACATCTATGCAAATAGTTAAGAAAATATCAAATAAGGCATCTTTGTTATTGTTTTTATTGGTGTTGCTTTGTAGTTCGTGCTATCATCAAAACACAAAGAATATCAATGAAAACCTATTGGATAGTGTTGGGCAGAATGATAGCTCACATTTTAAATCCGTACATCATTATAGTCAGAACTATAACTTTGTGGTTAAAGCCGATTCTTTGGTACTTTCTAAACAACAACCCGAAGAAACATTGTCGGATTTGCAGTCAGATTCGCTGGTGGTATATAAGAATAATCATTTGGTTGTGGCAGATATTCGCATTATGTCTGTGGATAGTATCGATTCAGTATGGGTGCAAGTGGCTCGAGATCAGCAAACTTTTGGCTGGATACACGAGAGCAAA
Protein-coding regions in this window:
- a CDS encoding ABC-F family ATP-binding cassette domain-containing protein, translated to MISVEGLKVEFSAKPLFQDVSFVVNDKDRIALVGKNGAGKSTMLKILCGLQKPDAGVVAVPNDTTIGYLPQVMHLTDDTTLREETRKAFADVLKQKERVAKMERELAERTDYDSESYMELVEKFSHEHDRFMLLGADNYEAELERTLLGLGFNKTDFERPTSEFSGGWRMRIELAKILLQRPDVLLLDEPTNHLDIESIQWLEQFLVQSAKALVLVSHDRAFINNVTNRTLEISCGRTVDYKVKYDEYLVLRAERRAQQLRAYENQQKEIADIKDFIEKFRYKATKAVQVQSRIKQLEKIVPIEIDEVDTSALRLKFPPCLRSGDYPVICDEVQKNYGAHTVFSNVNLTIKRGEKVAFVGKNGEGKSTLVKCIMNEIPFDGELKVGHNVQIGYFAQNQAQLLDESLSVFETIDNVAKGDIRLRINDILGAFMFGGEASDKKVKVLSGGERTRLAMIKLLLEPVNLLILDEPTNHLDLVSKEVLKEAIKAFDGTAIIVSHDREFLDGLVEKVYEFGEGKVREHLGGIYDFLQSKKIDSLATLELSKNVSVPEPEPVEKTENKLNYAERKELQKQLSRIEKAIKETEKDIEQYETRVKELEEILLKPEHASDMGLINEYTNITAQLEKANEKWLELSEEKEQINID
- a CDS encoding M13 family metallopeptidase, with the protein product MKTKRLIAAMMIASSSVVGMAQTQLESGIDLTNMDLTANPATDFYQYATGGWQKKHPLPAAYSRYGSFDQLQEDNNKRINDILSDLLKNTYAEGSIERKLSDFYKLAMDSTRRDKEGVAPVTPLLKKIDALKSVPEFIKLQMQYAAFSFGVPFDASFNADERNASMNILYLYQGGLTLGQKEYYLDKDKATVDIREAYKKHIVKMFQLFGFNAAQAKAKGEAVLRFETALAKFSKSSTELRDVEANYNKMTFAQFKAKYPNLPVEALLNAEGIKSAYFQTLVVGQPAFFAGLNKLVTTWNLADRKAYMQWSVINSSTGYLSSAVEAEHFDFFGKTMRGKKENFPLWKRSTSQVEAVMGEALGRIYCERFFPASSKTRMEELVKNLQIALAERIKEQDWMTAKTKEAALDKLNSFYVKIGYPKKWKDMSGLTIKPSSSYYDNVMQCVLYWNNKTIEEKAGKPVDKDEWLMTPQTVNAYYNPTTNEICFPAGILQRPFFDPKADDAFNYGAIGVVIGHEMTHGFDDQGRHYDKNGNMSDWWTADDAKNFDARATDYANFFSNIKVLPDLNANGRFTLGENLADHGGLEVAFAAFENVNKKENLPVIDGLTPEQRFFVAYSGVWAGNITEKEIRSRTKSDPHSLGQWRVNGALPHINAWYKAFGVKDGDALFLPESKRLKLW
- a CDS encoding U32 family peptidase, yielding MRPLELLAPAKNLETGIAAIEHGADAIYIGAEQLGARSAAGNSVEDIAQLCQYAKQFGVKVYVTLNVIVYEHEIDYCQKLITQLYNAGVDALIVQDMGVLKMDIPPIELHASTQTDNRTADKVSWLKSLGFARVVLARELSLDAIKAIHKQEPDVELEVFVHGALCVSYSGVCYVSQHSFGRSANRGECAQFCRMSFDLVDSDDREIEHQRHLLSLKDMCRINELEQLADAGATSFKIEGRLKDVSYVKNVVSAYRKKLDKVIAAHPEKYCRASLGVVKHSFDPNLNKTFNRGFTTYFLHQRDNKIASFDTPKAIGEPVGKVKDVRNNYFVVAGVASFANGDGLCFMNNDNKLEGFRVNRVEGNKLFPFKMPRDLKSGVYLFRNNDEAFEKVLSKPTAVRKIALSMQFATTSGGFALTLQAEGYDTARVERDFQHEAARQNQYDNIVKQLSKLGNTIFEAGKIDIEHEAQSLFVPSSLLADMRREALEQFKPHDNRRLRQKAKVSGCSVNLQWQKEYKAFPYTYNIANSLATTFYKEQGLKDPEEAFEVKGDKNVPQSLLMQCKHCIRYSLGHCVVHGGVAPKWKEPLYLKLSDGRKFRLQFDCSQCQMNIYANS